Proteins co-encoded in one Dehalogenimonas sp. WBC-2 genomic window:
- the rpsl gene encoding 30S ribosomal protein S9 translates to MEKKNYFQGTGRRKSAIAQVRLMPGKGAIVVDGKPFEERFNRPEYMRTVMKPFEVTETVGKFSVMVKCSGGGISGQSDAIAMGLSRALVAADETFKTTLRQNGLLTRDPRTKERKKPGLKRARKAPQYTKR, encoded by the coding sequence ATGGAAAAGAAAAATTACTTTCAGGGTACCGGTCGCCGCAAATCGGCTATAGCTCAGGTGCGTCTCATGCCGGGCAAGGGCGCCATTGTTGTTGACGGCAAGCCATTTGAAGAACGGTTTAACCGGCCGGAATATATGCGCACCGTGATGAAACCATTTGAGGTTACTGAGACGGTGGGTAAATTCAGCGTTATGGTTAAATGCTCAGGCGGCGGCATTTCCGGCCAGTCTGATGCCATTGCCATGGGTTTGTCACGGGCATTGGTTGCTGCGGATGAAACATTTAAAACAACTTTGCGCCAGAATGGGCTGTTGACTCGCGATCCCCGCACCAAGGAACGTAAAAAACCAGGACTCAAACGCGCCCGTAAGGCACCTCAGTACACCAAGCGTTAG
- the rplM gene encoding 50S ribosomal protein L13, giving the protein MKTYNVKAGEITREWHVIDADGKVMGQVAVKAAHLLMGKHKPIFSRHLDTGDGVIIVNAAKLVFTGKKGTDKFYYRHSGYPGGFRKASLNEMMQKKPTFALERAVRGMLPRNRLGTAMHKKLRIYAGAEHPHLGQVSAKTEA; this is encoded by the coding sequence ATGAAAACCTATAATGTTAAAGCGGGTGAGATTACCCGTGAGTGGCATGTCATAGATGCTGATGGCAAGGTGATGGGCCAGGTGGCGGTCAAGGCTGCCCATTTGTTGATGGGAAAACACAAACCTATTTTTAGCCGCCATTTGGATACCGGCGATGGTGTTATCATCGTTAATGCTGCCAAGCTGGTGTTTACCGGAAAAAAAGGCACTGATAAGTTTTATTATAGACACTCCGGTTATCCAGGTGGTTTCCGGAAGGCTAGTCTGAACGAAATGATGCAGAAGAAGCCGACCTTTGCCCTTGAACGGGCGGTACGTGGAATGCTGCCTAGGAATCGGTTGGGGACAGCGATGCATAAAAAGTTACGTATATATGCTGGCGCAGAGCATCCGCATCTGGGTCAGGTTTCAGCCAAAACTGAAGCCTAA